One Microlunatus soli genomic window carries:
- a CDS encoding ABC transporter permease, giving the protein MISPSASQTASGAAPESVSPDPGGPTGTTPTGPTRSGSSTRVINLLLNNVVWLLLIVFAIIANVINPFFLTIPNLQNILVQATSLAALALALAVTLLLGEIDLSVVGILGVSGAVGAVLVQHGVPGGLAILVVLALGALIGLVNGFCISYLRMNSLIETLAMGLALGGAVLAITRGQTITIDSPAYLWIGQGLIGGWPVMPIALVLLFVIMGVIFSRTRWGRRLYATGGNPRAAYASGINVKRVKLQAFVVSGLLAGVAGWLTTAYLAGVNATVGSNNLLLYAIAAPVIGGVSLFGGRGNIIGMLGGTLLLTVVQVGLQIINISAYYVAIVGGVMIFLAVVVDTVRVRHQEPT; this is encoded by the coding sequence GTGATCAGCCCCTCAGCGTCGCAGACAGCGTCCGGCGCGGCTCCGGAGTCCGTTTCGCCGGACCCAGGAGGACCGACCGGCACCACGCCGACCGGACCGACCCGATCGGGCAGCAGCACTCGGGTCATCAATCTGCTGCTGAACAACGTCGTCTGGTTGTTGTTGATCGTCTTCGCGATCATCGCCAACGTCATCAACCCGTTCTTCCTGACCATTCCCAATCTTCAGAACATCCTTGTCCAGGCGACAAGTCTGGCCGCACTCGCGCTGGCTCTGGCGGTGACGCTGCTGCTCGGGGAGATCGACCTCTCGGTGGTCGGCATCCTCGGCGTCAGCGGTGCGGTCGGCGCCGTACTCGTCCAACACGGTGTCCCGGGCGGGCTCGCCATTCTGGTGGTGCTCGCGCTCGGCGCGCTGATCGGTCTGGTGAACGGCTTCTGCATCTCCTACCTGCGGATGAACTCGCTGATCGAGACACTGGCGATGGGACTGGCGCTGGGCGGTGCCGTGCTGGCGATCACCCGAGGTCAGACGATCACCATCGATTCGCCGGCCTATCTGTGGATCGGGCAGGGACTGATCGGCGGTTGGCCGGTGATGCCGATCGCGCTGGTGCTGCTCTTCGTGATCATGGGAGTGATCTTCTCCCGGACCCGATGGGGCCGTCGGCTCTACGCCACCGGTGGCAACCCGCGGGCGGCGTACGCGTCGGGCATCAATGTCAAGCGGGTGAAGCTGCAGGCCTTCGTGGTGTCCGGGCTGCTCGCCGGGGTTGCCGGCTGGCTGACGACCGCCTACCTCGCCGGTGTCAACGCGACTGTCGGCAGCAACAATCTGTTGTTGTATGCGATCGCTGCCCCGGTGATCGGCGGCGTGTCGTTGTTCGGTGGCCGAGGCAACATCATCGGCATGCTCGGCGGCACGCTGTTGCTGACAGTGGTCCAGGTCGGTCTGCAGATCATCAACATCTCCGCCTACTACGTTGCCATCGTCGGTGGCGTGATGATCTTCCTCGCGGTCGTCGTCGACACCGTACGGGTGCGGCATCAGGAACCGACCTGA
- a CDS encoding MarR family winged helix-turn-helix transcriptional regulator, with product MAERSNDAGDDAQDHIAYQTRRLQQVLRRTGDAALQTTGLTLAQYTVLQAIARTPDVSSAQIARDCNVSRQSLQELMRVLRSSGYVRVVEQSGKGRALPIRITPEGRKVLRKADRAVGRVEDRMIAGISEAEVARVVELLRRCARNVEAI from the coding sequence ATGGCAGAGCGATCGAACGATGCAGGCGACGACGCGCAGGATCACATCGCCTACCAGACGCGGCGGTTGCAGCAGGTGTTGCGGCGAACCGGCGACGCGGCGCTGCAGACCACCGGGCTGACCCTGGCGCAGTACACCGTGCTGCAGGCCATCGCCCGGACACCGGACGTGTCCTCGGCCCAGATCGCGCGGGACTGCAACGTCAGCCGGCAGTCGCTGCAGGAGTTGATGCGGGTGCTCCGCAGCAGCGGCTACGTCCGGGTGGTCGAGCAATCGGGCAAGGGCCGCGCGCTGCCGATCAGGATCACCCCGGAGGGGCGCAAGGTGCTGCGGAAGGCCGACCGTGCGGTGGGCCGGGTCGAGGATCGGATGATCGCCGGAATCAGCGAGGCCGAGGTGGCCCGAGTAGTGGAGTTGCTGCGCCGCTGCGCGCGCAACGTCGAAGCCATCTGA
- a CDS encoding sugar ABC transporter substrate-binding protein translates to MSEQTTSLILPTRRQFLTGGLGLAAAGVLGACGETSGSAAGGGGNKTASYVNKGMDFFFFVVQSEAVKRASKEIGYTFQTTDAKQDASAQYNNWNSALLQRPGMIISDPVDSEGLAPMTKKAGQQKIPVGIIDTPLTKGETDFTVSFDNRKGGELAGQKVADLLKKKYGSVKGTVLNAYGALSSVAWRQRKEGFEAVLKKYPGVKILARPTDGAETKARDVAAATLSEYPDLDAAHAPSGSITRGIVTSMKNAGKAKPVGDDDHIILVSIDGEPQSLQWTRDKILDAEVSQDPVAYGQICVEMLNKYAVAGKEVPLQDYSNKDYFWEKAPIVKGATGPTMVIPPYYIDADNVEDPRQWGNVVIKDWGMKQS, encoded by the coding sequence ATGTCAGAGCAGACAACCTCGCTGATCCTGCCGACTCGGCGTCAGTTCCTGACCGGCGGTCTCGGGCTGGCCGCGGCCGGTGTCCTGGGCGCCTGTGGAGAAACCTCCGGATCGGCCGCCGGTGGTGGCGGCAACAAAACCGCCTCCTACGTCAACAAGGGCATGGATTTCTTCTTCTTCGTCGTCCAGTCCGAGGCAGTGAAGCGGGCGAGCAAGGAGATCGGCTACACCTTCCAGACCACCGATGCCAAGCAGGATGCGAGCGCCCAGTACAACAACTGGAACTCCGCACTGCTGCAACGCCCGGGCATGATCATCTCCGACCCGGTGGATTCCGAGGGGCTGGCGCCGATGACGAAGAAGGCCGGCCAACAGAAGATCCCGGTCGGCATCATCGATACCCCGCTGACCAAGGGCGAGACCGACTTCACCGTCTCCTTCGACAACAGGAAGGGCGGCGAGCTGGCGGGCCAGAAGGTCGCCGACCTGTTGAAGAAGAAGTACGGCAGCGTGAAAGGCACCGTGCTGAACGCCTACGGTGCGCTGTCCTCGGTCGCCTGGCGGCAACGCAAGGAAGGTTTCGAAGCAGTGCTGAAGAAGTATCCGGGTGTCAAGATCCTGGCGCGGCCGACCGACGGCGCCGAGACCAAGGCCCGCGACGTGGCGGCGGCGACGCTGTCGGAATACCCGGATCTGGACGCGGCGCACGCGCCGAGCGGTTCGATCACCCGCGGCATCGTGACCTCGATGAAGAACGCCGGCAAGGCCAAGCCGGTCGGCGATGATGATCACATCATCCTGGTCTCGATCGACGGCGAGCCGCAGTCGTTGCAGTGGACCCGGGACAAGATCCTGGACGCCGAGGTGTCGCAGGACCCGGTGGCCTACGGGCAGATCTGTGTGGAGATGCTGAACAAGTACGCGGTCGCCGGCAAGGAGGTTCCCTTGCAGGACTACAGCAACAAGGACTACTTCTGGGAAAAGGCACCGATCGTCAAGGGGGCGACCGGCCCGACCATGGTGATCCCGCCGTACTACATCGATGCCGACAACGTCGAGGATCCGCGGCAGTGGGGCAACGTGGTGATCAAGGACTGGGGCATGAAGCAATCATGA
- a CDS encoding sugar ABC transporter ATP-binding protein has translation MTPDGTNNPGGIINPGDGAPLLEVRGVSKRYGEAWALHPLDLTITEGSIHGLLGKNGAGKSTLMGIIAGSITPTSGQVIFRGQDITGSSLAARRRLGIRLLPQHAEIMPNLSVAENLLTPDYNGAAWVNWRDVRARAAELLQRYDLVIPPDVPAGSLALPDQRKLGIVKTLAGNGQLAMLDEPTTALSQAERVSLFDWMRDLNAGGQTFVYISHFNNEIQAVCDEYTILRDAQRVASGAQVKQLSSAQLSELVVGSEVTEFRRDSGRVGDVVLEVDGLTSDGVGPVSLTVRAGEIVGFIGLPGSGSQETARTIAGLRPPRSGSVTVDGRTVRCRSVQSAVRGGIAYLTPDRIGEGLVGPLSVQESMHIGAWPTRHGFLDLSDMRRVFERYRDSLSLRVHRPQQPVSELSGGNQQKVLIGRLLALQPKVLILDEPTLGIDVGTKEEVHRLVDELTDHGLAVIMLAYDTDELVRVVDRAVAFADGSISGELAGDRLSVENVLDALAHKESTYTGSVK, from the coding sequence ATGACCCCCGATGGTACGAACAACCCCGGCGGCATCATCAACCCCGGCGACGGGGCGCCACTGCTGGAGGTCCGCGGCGTCTCCAAGCGGTACGGCGAGGCGTGGGCTCTGCATCCCTTGGACCTGACGATCACCGAGGGATCGATCCACGGCCTGCTCGGCAAGAACGGCGCCGGCAAATCGACGCTGATGGGGATCATCGCCGGCTCGATCACCCCGACCTCGGGCCAGGTGATCTTCCGTGGACAGGACATCACCGGCAGCAGCCTCGCGGCCCGCCGCCGGCTGGGGATCCGACTGCTGCCGCAACATGCGGAGATCATGCCCAATCTGTCGGTGGCGGAGAATCTGCTCACCCCGGACTACAACGGCGCCGCCTGGGTCAACTGGCGCGACGTCCGTGCGCGGGCCGCAGAGCTGCTGCAGCGGTACGACCTGGTCATCCCGCCCGATGTACCGGCCGGAAGTCTCGCACTGCCCGACCAACGCAAGCTGGGGATCGTGAAAACCCTTGCTGGCAACGGACAACTCGCCATGTTGGACGAGCCGACCACGGCTCTCAGTCAAGCCGAGCGGGTGTCCCTGTTCGACTGGATGCGGGACCTGAACGCCGGCGGCCAGACCTTCGTCTACATCTCCCACTTCAACAACGAGATCCAGGCGGTGTGCGACGAATACACCATCCTGCGCGATGCCCAACGGGTGGCGTCCGGCGCACAGGTCAAGCAGCTGAGCAGCGCGCAGCTGTCGGAGCTGGTCGTCGGGTCGGAGGTCACCGAGTTCCGCCGCGATTCCGGTCGGGTCGGTGACGTCGTCCTGGAGGTCGACGGATTGACCAGCGACGGTGTCGGGCCGGTCTCGCTGACCGTCCGGGCCGGTGAGATCGTCGGATTCATCGGGCTGCCCGGGTCCGGTTCGCAGGAGACCGCACGGACGATCGCCGGTCTCCGGCCGCCCCGGTCCGGGTCGGTGACGGTCGACGGCCGCACCGTCCGATGTCGGTCGGTGCAGTCCGCCGTGCGCGGCGGCATCGCCTATCTGACGCCGGACCGGATCGGGGAAGGGCTGGTCGGTCCGCTGTCGGTGCAGGAAAGCATGCACATCGGCGCTTGGCCGACCCGGCACGGGTTTCTCGATCTGTCCGACATGCGGCGGGTCTTCGAACGGTATCGCGACTCGTTGTCGTTGCGGGTGCACCGACCGCAGCAACCGGTCTCCGAACTGTCCGGCGGCAACCAGCAGAAGGTGCTGATCGGACGACTGCTCGCCCTGCAGCCCAAGGTGCTGATCCTCGACGAGCCGACCCTGGGCATCGACGTCGGAACCAAGGAGGAGGTGCACCGGCTGGTCGACGAACTGACCGATCACGGGCTGGCGGTGATCATGCTGGCCTACGACACCGACGAGCTGGTCCGGGTCGTCGACCGCGCCGTCGCCTTCGCCGACGGCAGCATCTCCGGGGAACTGGCCGGGGATCGACTCAGTGTCGAAAACGTCCTGGATGCCCTGGCACACAAGGAATCCACCTACACCGGGAGCGTGAAGTGA
- a CDS encoding nicotinate phosphoribosyltransferase, which translates to MADPATTVGEPWGPSEVPTTALLTDHYELTMLRAAFQSGTADRRCVFELFPRKLPDGRRYGVVAGVGRALRALSHFRFDDESRQFLLDRGIVDQQTADWLADFRFSGQIWGYAEGEMFFPGSPLMVVESTFAEAVLLETVLLSIYNHDSAIASAASRMTAVADGRPCLEMGARRTQELSAVAAARAAYIAGFDGTSSLEAGRRYGVPTIGTAAHAFTLLHDNERDAFTAQIAALGEDTTLLVDTYDVDEAVRTAVELTGGKIGSVRLDSGDLPVQAKHVRSLLDSLGAIHTKIIVTSDLDEWQIAALSGAPVDGYGVGTALVTGSGHPTCGFVYKMVARATSDEPDAPMIHVAKKSASKATIGGRKYAVRSYDSRGVADAEVIGIDKEPTVESGRDLLVPLVTDGEIVGREPLAAARERHRKAFAELPLAASKMSRGEPVLETVFV; encoded by the coding sequence ATGGCCGACCCGGCGACGACGGTCGGCGAGCCCTGGGGCCCCAGCGAGGTGCCCACCACGGCACTGCTGACCGACCACTACGAGCTCACCATGCTGCGGGCGGCGTTCCAGTCCGGGACGGCCGACCGACGCTGCGTTTTCGAACTCTTCCCGCGCAAGTTGCCCGACGGCCGCCGCTACGGCGTGGTCGCCGGTGTCGGGCGCGCGCTGCGGGCGCTGTCGCACTTCCGGTTCGACGACGAGAGCCGGCAGTTCCTGCTGGACCGCGGGATCGTCGATCAGCAGACCGCCGACTGGCTCGCCGACTTCCGCTTCAGCGGCCAGATCTGGGGGTACGCCGAGGGCGAGATGTTCTTCCCCGGCTCACCGTTGATGGTCGTCGAGAGCACCTTCGCCGAGGCCGTGCTGCTGGAGACGGTGCTGCTCAGCATCTACAACCACGATTCGGCGATCGCGTCGGCAGCCTCCCGGATGACCGCGGTGGCCGACGGTCGACCCTGCCTGGAGATGGGTGCGCGGCGGACCCAGGAGCTGTCCGCGGTCGCCGCCGCTCGGGCCGCCTACATCGCCGGCTTCGACGGCACGTCCTCGTTGGAGGCCGGCCGACGCTACGGGGTGCCGACCATCGGCACCGCGGCACACGCCTTCACGCTGCTGCACGACAACGAACGCGATGCCTTCACCGCGCAGATCGCCGCGCTCGGCGAGGACACCACCCTGTTGGTCGACACCTACGACGTCGACGAGGCGGTCCGGACCGCGGTCGAGCTGACCGGCGGCAAGATCGGATCGGTCCGGCTGGACTCCGGCGACCTTCCGGTCCAGGCCAAGCACGTCCGCAGCCTGCTGGACTCGCTGGGCGCGATCCACACCAAGATCATCGTGACCAGCGACCTGGACGAGTGGCAGATCGCGGCGCTCTCCGGTGCCCCGGTCGACGGCTACGGCGTCGGCACCGCGTTGGTCACCGGATCCGGGCATCCGACCTGCGGATTCGTCTACAAGATGGTCGCCCGAGCCACCTCCGACGAACCGGATGCGCCGATGATCCACGTCGCCAAGAAGAGCGCGTCCAAGGCGACGATCGGCGGCCGCAAGTATGCCGTCCGCAGCTACGATTCACGCGGCGTCGCCGACGCGGAGGTGATCGGGATCGACAAGGAACCCACCGTCGAGTCCGGCCGCGATCTGCTGGTCCCGTTGGTCACCGACGGTGAGATCGTCGGTCGGGAACCGCTGGCCGCTGCCCGGGAACGCCATCGCAAGGCCTTCGCCGAGCTGCCGTTGGCGGCATCGAAGATGTCGCGCGGCGAACCGGTGTTGGAGACCGTCTTCGTCTGA
- a CDS encoding SDR family oxidoreductase, with amino-acid sequence MATDFSDQVIAVTGAAGGIGQAICRRLADDGATVYALDTHAGVHGIPVEIDVTSAESLGAARDRVLAEAGKVDGVVAAAGIVEDDVAAEQMSAGQFRAVIEVNLVGVFLTCQAFGQPMLRAGSGSVVAISSMSGNHVVNTPQDQCAYNASKAGVSALVRSLAAEWGPRGVRVNAIAPGYVDTPLLAAKKHQFAQWLQATPAGRMARPEEVAATAAFLLGDESAFYCGSELLMDGGYSLR; translated from the coding sequence GTGGCGACTGACTTTTCCGACCAGGTGATCGCGGTCACCGGTGCAGCAGGAGGTATCGGGCAGGCGATCTGCCGACGGCTGGCCGACGACGGAGCGACCGTCTACGCCTTGGACACCCATGCCGGCGTTCACGGCATCCCGGTCGAGATCGACGTGACCTCCGCGGAGTCGCTGGGCGCGGCCCGGGATCGAGTGTTGGCCGAGGCAGGGAAGGTCGACGGAGTCGTCGCTGCGGCCGGCATCGTCGAGGACGACGTCGCCGCAGAACAGATGTCGGCCGGTCAGTTCCGCGCCGTGATCGAGGTCAATCTCGTCGGCGTGTTTCTGACCTGCCAGGCCTTCGGGCAGCCGATGCTGCGGGCCGGCAGCGGCAGTGTCGTCGCGATCTCCTCGATGAGCGGCAACCACGTGGTCAACACGCCGCAGGACCAATGTGCCTACAACGCGTCCAAGGCCGGAGTCAGCGCGCTGGTCCGATCCCTGGCCGCGGAGTGGGGGCCACGCGGGGTCCGGGTGAACGCGATCGCGCCGGGTTATGTCGACACCCCGTTGCTGGCGGCCAAGAAGCACCAGTTCGCCCAATGGCTTCAGGCCACTCCGGCCGGTCGGATGGCGCGACCGGAGGAGGTGGCCGCCACCGCTGCCTTCCTGCTCGGCGACGAATCTGCGTTCTACTGCGGCAGTGAACTGCTGATGGACGGCGGCTACAGCCTGCGCTGA
- the clpS gene encoding ATP-dependent Clp protease adapter ClpS, with product MPTTSDPILAPAAGTAIEERPIEDSYDDSPWATIVWDDPVNLMSYVAHVFATYFHYSKSKAHRLMMAVHTEGKAIVATGSKEEMERDVTAMHEYGLWATLDRADS from the coding sequence ATGCCCACAACCTCCGATCCCATTCTGGCGCCCGCGGCTGGAACCGCGATCGAGGAGCGCCCGATCGAGGACTCGTACGACGACTCGCCGTGGGCAACGATCGTCTGGGACGACCCGGTGAACCTGATGTCCTACGTCGCCCACGTGTTCGCCACCTACTTCCACTACTCCAAGTCCAAGGCACACCGACTGATGATGGCGGTACACACCGAGGGCAAGGCGATCGTCGCCACCGGGAGCAAGGAAGAGATGGAACGCGACGTCACCGCGATGCACGAGTACGGTCTGTGGGCAACGCTGGACCGAGCCGATTCCTGA
- a CDS encoding DUF2017 domain-containing protein, translating into MHRFKKRGGVISTDLTADEVQLLESLVRELIGLLDTGTADSAPTDTVAEDDPFAAWAAELADDGPVEPPTDPVLQRLLPDAYPNDPKASAEFRRFTDRNLRQKKATDAEVVLRHLAATDGGRDQLRIPAEEAGSWLRTLTSIRLAVAGRLGINDNDDAEALAAVPDDDPRAFLISVYDWLGFAQETLVLAL; encoded by the coding sequence ATGCACAGATTCAAGAAGCGTGGCGGCGTGATCAGCACCGATCTGACCGCCGACGAGGTCCAGCTGCTGGAGTCCCTGGTCCGTGAGCTGATCGGACTGCTCGACACCGGCACAGCCGACTCCGCACCGACCGACACCGTCGCCGAGGACGATCCGTTCGCCGCCTGGGCTGCGGAGCTGGCCGACGACGGTCCGGTGGAGCCGCCCACCGACCCGGTGCTGCAACGGCTGCTGCCCGACGCCTATCCCAACGATCCCAAGGCATCGGCGGAGTTCCGTCGCTTCACCGATCGCAACCTACGGCAGAAGAAGGCGACCGACGCCGAGGTGGTGCTGAGACACCTCGCAGCGACCGACGGCGGACGGGACCAGCTGCGGATCCCCGCCGAGGAGGCCGGTTCCTGGCTGCGGACGCTGACCAGCATCCGGCTCGCGGTCGCCGGCCGGCTGGGGATCAACGACAACGACGACGCCGAGGCGTTGGCTGCCGTCCCCGACGACGATCCGCGAGCCTTCCTGATCAGCGTCTACGACTGGCTCGGATTCGCTCAGGAGACTCTGGTCCTGGCGCTCTGA
- a CDS encoding MmcQ/YjbR family DNA-binding protein, with amino-acid sequence MADWTQADADRELAKVRRACRDLPEMTERPSHGGPGFFVRDKKLFVMFLDDHHGDGRLAIWCAAPEGVQQEMIDTEPERFFRPPYVGHRGWLGVHLREVDQGELDRIAEEAYRSVAPKALIKQLDAATPS; translated from the coding sequence ATGGCGGACTGGACCCAGGCCGATGCCGACCGCGAGTTGGCGAAGGTCCGGCGTGCTTGCCGGGATCTCCCCGAGATGACCGAACGGCCCAGCCACGGCGGCCCCGGATTCTTCGTCCGGGACAAGAAACTGTTCGTGATGTTCCTCGATGATCATCACGGCGACGGCCGGCTGGCGATCTGGTGCGCCGCGCCCGAGGGTGTCCAGCAGGAGATGATCGACACCGAGCCCGAACGCTTCTTCCGGCCGCCCTATGTCGGCCATCGTGGCTGGCTCGGGGTGCACCTGCGCGAGGTCGATCAGGGCGAGCTGGACCGGATCGCCGAAGAGGCCTACCGGAGCGTCGCGCCGAAGGCCCTGATCAAGCAGTTGGACGCGGCAACGCCGAGCTGA
- a CDS encoding isochorismatase family protein, whose protein sequence is MIMTHALIVVDVQKDFCEGGSLAVTGGAATAARISQLLDGDHGYDVVVATRDHHIDPGSHFSDHPDFVDSWPPHCVVGTDGVEFHDQLTFSDFGSVFDKGEYEAAYSGFEGRDKDGKTLQAWLADHRVDSCDVVGIATDHCVRATALDAVKAGFTTTVRLDLTAAVAPERIEQTYAELAEAGVATEGEL, encoded by the coding sequence TTGATCATGACCCATGCTTTGATCGTCGTCGACGTCCAGAAGGACTTCTGCGAGGGCGGTTCACTGGCCGTCACCGGCGGAGCCGCCACGGCGGCCCGGATCAGCCAACTGCTCGACGGTGATCACGGCTACGACGTGGTGGTCGCCACCCGTGATCATCACATCGACCCCGGATCCCACTTCTCCGACCATCCCGACTTCGTCGACAGCTGGCCGCCGCACTGCGTGGTCGGCACCGACGGTGTCGAGTTTCATGATCAACTGACCTTTTCCGACTTCGGCTCGGTCTTCGACAAGGGAGAGTACGAGGCCGCCTACTCCGGCTTCGAGGGTCGGGACAAGGACGGGAAAACGTTGCAGGCTTGGCTTGCCGATCATCGGGTCGACAGCTGCGACGTGGTCGGCATCGCCACCGACCATTGCGTCCGGGCCACCGCCCTGGATGCCGTGAAGGCGGGCTTCACCACCACCGTACGGCTGGATCTCACCGCCGCCGTGGCTCCGGAACGGATCGAACAGACCTATGCCGAGCTGGCCGAGGCCGGGGTGGCCACCGAAGGCGAGCTGTGA
- a CDS encoding RDD family protein: protein MSDIPIGSPPAPPGRHAAPRGWYPDPVDGSRERYWDGWGWSRNTREVAANGPAGAGPTGAPGFQPHGFQQQQGYQQQGYQQQGYQQQGYQQGQPQPLPSYPGAAAQAVAGPQTADGVPLAGWGWRFLSGLIDLIIVSIVGSILALPVSLQSLPAISRYFSQAVADAEAGRMTPTLTAQELFSTNQQILMSAITVVVGLLYFVLLWRFRGATLGQSICGLRVVPDGQGRNTERLPWPQAVIRALVWSVPFTAGTAMLLLFGALNSLFPLWNAKRQAIHDIAAKTQLIKIR from the coding sequence GTGAGTGACATTCCGATCGGTTCCCCGCCCGCTCCTCCGGGTCGGCATGCCGCGCCCCGCGGCTGGTATCCGGATCCGGTCGACGGCTCTCGGGAACGCTACTGGGACGGCTGGGGTTGGTCCCGCAATACGCGTGAGGTGGCGGCGAACGGGCCGGCAGGCGCCGGCCCCACCGGCGCACCCGGCTTCCAGCCGCACGGCTTCCAGCAGCAACAGGGGTATCAGCAGCAGGGTTACCAGCAACAGGGTTACCAGCAACAGGGTTACCAGCAGGGCCAGCCGCAGCCGTTGCCGTCCTATCCCGGTGCGGCAGCGCAGGCTGTCGCTGGTCCGCAGACCGCCGACGGCGTACCGCTGGCGGGTTGGGGCTGGCGGTTCCTGTCCGGATTGATCGATCTGATCATCGTCTCGATCGTCGGCTCGATCCTCGCTCTGCCGGTGTCTCTGCAGTCGTTGCCGGCGATCTCGCGATACTTCAGCCAGGCGGTCGCCGATGCCGAGGCCGGCCGGATGACACCGACACTGACCGCGCAGGAGTTGTTCAGCACCAACCAACAGATCCTGATGAGCGCGATCACGGTCGTCGTGGGGCTGTTGTACTTCGTTCTGCTGTGGCGGTTTCGGGGCGCGACGCTGGGACAGTCGATCTGCGGGCTGCGGGTGGTACCGGACGGTCAGGGGCGCAACACCGAACGGTTGCCCTGGCCGCAGGCGGTCATCCGGGCGTTGGTCTGGAGTGTCCCGTTCACTGCCGGGACGGCGATGCTGTTGCTGTTCGGAGCGCTCAATTCGCTGTTCCCGCTGTGGAACGCCAAGCGTCAGGCGATCCATGACATCGCCGCCAAGACCCAGCTGATCAAGATCAGGTGA
- a CDS encoding FadR/GntR family transcriptional regulator, protein MDDVAPTRKRLPEAIANELQNEILGLEVGTKLPTENELASRFEVSRTAVREATRYLVQRGLVSVSPGRGMTVAEFDGRMIADQYALLLRHSQGSFVQLLEVRLVLEVEMAALAAARRTDQQLKDMIDTNHRLEQAVNAKAEFLQADLGFHELVAQASGNPFFALIVRPINGFLSEEYAAGPGYPSEATQTIAEHIEIADAIAAGDPNRARYATEHHLRRVVRNRARFLAAERDDN, encoded by the coding sequence ATGGACGATGTCGCCCCGACTCGCAAACGCCTCCCCGAGGCGATTGCGAACGAGCTCCAGAATGAGATCTTGGGGCTCGAGGTCGGCACCAAGCTGCCGACCGAGAATGAGTTGGCGTCCCGCTTCGAGGTGTCCCGGACCGCCGTCCGGGAGGCCACCCGTTACCTGGTCCAGCGGGGCCTGGTCTCGGTGAGCCCGGGTCGTGGCATGACGGTTGCCGAGTTCGACGGTCGGATGATCGCCGATCAGTACGCCCTGCTGCTGCGGCACAGCCAGGGCTCCTTCGTTCAGCTGCTGGAGGTCCGGCTGGTCCTCGAGGTCGAGATGGCGGCACTCGCCGCCGCGCGCCGTACCGATCAGCAGCTGAAGGACATGATCGACACCAACCACCGGTTGGAGCAGGCCGTGAACGCCAAAGCGGAGTTCCTGCAGGCCGACCTCGGTTTCCACGAGTTGGTTGCGCAGGCCAGTGGGAACCCGTTCTTCGCGTTGATCGTCCGGCCGATCAACGGATTCCTGTCCGAGGAGTACGCCGCCGGGCCGGGCTATCCGTCGGAGGCGACCCAGACCATCGCCGAGCACATCGAGATCGCCGACGCGATCGCCGCCGGAGATCCGAACCGAGCACGGTATGCGACCGAGCACCACCTGCGGCGCGTGGTCCGCAACCGCGCCCGGTTCCTCGCCGCAGAGCGTGACGACAACTGA
- a CDS encoding phosphotransferase, translating into MSAERAIRIVGNVVRRPAKPWTATVQSLLGHLHACGLPVPEPLGYDTTYEYVGLVEGDAGVDAWPHQVGLDGVRSAGQLLRRIHDATVDWRPPPAAEWSVPYGPGPVICHGDPQPANLAWRDGRAVGIFDWDAARPGDRKNDLAYALIWLAPFTADSDELKRRGFTAAPDRRARIAALLDGYGWSEPFDVVDAAVRRHQQAIDEVVRLGERGHQPHAGWVADGWPARWRAGLDAMRALGDEIEDDEPCS; encoded by the coding sequence ATGAGTGCCGAGCGGGCGATCCGGATCGTCGGCAACGTCGTGCGGCGACCCGCCAAACCCTGGACCGCGACGGTCCAGTCGTTGCTCGGCCATCTGCATGCGTGCGGGCTGCCGGTTCCCGAGCCGCTCGGCTACGACACGACCTATGAGTACGTCGGTCTGGTGGAGGGCGACGCGGGCGTCGATGCCTGGCCGCATCAGGTGGGCTTGGACGGCGTGCGATCGGCCGGGCAGCTGCTGCGCCGGATCCATGACGCGACCGTGGACTGGCGGCCGCCGCCGGCGGCGGAGTGGTCGGTGCCGTACGGTCCGGGCCCGGTGATCTGTCACGGAGACCCGCAGCCGGCCAACCTGGCCTGGCGGGACGGGCGGGCCGTCGGAATCTTCGACTGGGATGCGGCCCGGCCCGGGGACCGGAAGAACGATCTCGCCTACGCCCTGATCTGGTTGGCCCCGTTCACCGCCGACTCGGACGAACTGAAACGACGTGGATTCACGGCGGCACCGGACCGCCGGGCACGGATCGCGGCGCTGCTGGACGGATACGGCTGGAGCGAACCGTTCGACGTCGTCGACGCGGCCGTCCGGCGGCACCAGCAGGCGATCGACGAGGTCGTCCGGCTCGGCGAACGCGGCCATCAGCCGCACGCCGGCTGGGTTGCCGACGGCTGGCCGGCTCGCTGGCGCGCCGGGCTGGACGCGATGCGCGCGCTCGGTGACGAGATCGAGGACGATGAGCCATGCAGCTGA